One Mya arenaria isolate MELC-2E11 chromosome 7, ASM2691426v1 genomic window carries:
- the LOC128241776 gene encoding uncharacterized protein LOC128241776, with product MICFTGPLLIVKVVTILKCVARRGVRLLLHDALSSIFDLPDCEDPVMHCLECVKREVVFTIDEVHVGDHIVFCGYIYDHHAIVSEVNSEEKSIKYFEATNTTLGFLYDVLRRFKKAHIKETEMLNFPNSDIQLVVYKNREHDINVILRRAQECADDYDYCIPTNNCEHFATYCVTGVALSTQSGKFRIILDLFIDGCLCAVFDEGKRNIVLKKGGLLCDSCYEQNALLLGVSLKPITNSNDVNPGDIIRYRYNCLNHEAVILTASCEDERQIIRCHIAHYAFCLFRHMTITEEVISIKFNGKYNVVNYGEARNCVLYEPSEVCQRARSRINKTLFLLFVNDSTHFARWCKLKFCEI from the exons ATGATATGTTTCACGGGACCTTTACTTATCGT TAAGGTAGTTACAATATTGAAATGTGTTGCCAGGCGTGGTGTTCGCTTACTCCTCCATGATGCGTTGTCATCAATATTCGACCTGCCAGATTGCGAAGATCCTGTGATGCATTGTCTGGAGTGCGTCAAACGTGAGGTTGTGTTTACCATCGATGAAGTTCATGTCGGTGATCATATCGTATTCTGCGGGTACATTTACGATCATCATGCTATAGTGTCTGAAGTAAACAGTGAAGAAAAatccattaaatattttgaagcaACCAACACTACCCTAGGATTTTTGTATGATGTTCTACGTCGTTTCAAAAAGGCTCACATTAAAGAAACTGAAATGCTTAACTTTCCAAATTCAGATATTCAATTAGTAGTGTATAAAAATAGAGAACATGATATAAACGTAATCTTAAGACGGGCTCAGGAGTGTGCTGACGACTATGATTATTGTATACCTACAAACAATTGTGAACATTTTGCCACATATTGTGTTACAGGAGTTGCATTAAGTACGCAAAGTGGTAAATTTAGAATTATATTGGATCTTTTCATAGATGGTTGTCTCTGCGCTGTATTTGACGAAGGAAAACGTAACATTGTACTGAAAAAAGGCGGACTTTTATGTGATTCCTGTTACGAACAGAATGCACTGCTGCTTGGCGTGTCCCTGAAACCAATAACAAATAGCAATGATGTAAACCCTGGTGATATTATTAGATACAGGTACAACTGTTTAAATCATGAAGCAGTGATTCTGACGGCATCGTGTGAGGATGAAAGACAAATCATCCGATGTCACATTGCGCATTATGCATTTTGCCTTTTTAGACACATGACAATAACGGAAgaagttatttcaataaaattcaacGGCAAGTACAATGTTGTGAATTATGGAGAAGCAAGGAATTGTGTTCTTTATGAACCATCCGAAGTGTGCCAAAGGGCACGATCaagaattaataaaacattgtttcttttgttcGTTAATGATTCCACTCATTTTGCTCGCTGGTGCAAACTAAAGTTCTGTGAGATCTAA